The following are from one region of the Magallana gigas chromosome 4, xbMagGiga1.1, whole genome shotgun sequence genome:
- the LOC117683156 gene encoding neuronal acetylcholine receptor subunit alpha-7-like, with product MLSFVILLFCFSPIATALPADVIKNLTKQLFETNAYDNTLRPANDQMSPTDLKVSFYLSSLNKLDELEEKLITTAYLTLEWKDEFLTWDLTSFPVPRITIPQSKVWKPDFVLKNGFTEFKELGGSFYNVLLSFDGTVTWKPYQVFESQCSIDVTYFPFDTQTCEIDFTLWSHFGFQVTLNSSSTNVEMGRYKTNSVWEISSTSQIIDNTGISSIVTYTLNLKRKPDFYVGNLVMPILFLGILNLLVFVIPADAGEKMSYCITVALGFIVFLTIISSALPANSDNTPYLSTYLQIQIILGGMALVISAMQLRLRHKPEDQEVYKPLKILVKLSMCKYFKAREEEPSTDKVIPIEGLTDKNMDANKDQISWNDASSAIDFVMFWIYMFVYCISTIAIMAILTN from the coding sequence ATGTTGAGCTTTGTCATTCTCCTGTTCTGTTTTTCCCCAATTGCAACAGCACTTCCTGCAGACGTCATAAAAAACCTGACAAAACAGCTATTTGAGACCAATGCCTACGACAACACACTAAGACCGGCTAACGATCAGATGTCACCCACCGATTTGAAGGTGTCATTCTACCTGAGCAGTCTCAACAAGCTGGACGAACTGGAGGAAAAACTTATCACCACGGCCTATCTGACGCTGGAATGGAAGGACGAGTTCCTAACGTGGGACCTAACATCATTTCCGGTGCCCCGTATAACTATTCCACAAAGCAAAGTGTGGAAGCCTGACTTCGTTTTGAAGAACGGCTTTACCGAGTTTAAAGAGTTAGGCGGTTCTTTCTATAACGTCTTGCTCTCATTTGACGGAACGGTAACGTGGAAACCCTATCAAGTGTTTGAGTCCCAGTGCTCCATTGACGTCACATATTTCCCATTCGATACTCAGACGTGTGAGATTGACTTCACCTTGTGGTCGCACTTTGGATTTCAGGTTACTTTAAACTCGTCGAGTACCAATGTTGAAATGGGACGCTACAAAACTAATAGCGTCTGGGAAATCTCCTCCACCTCACAGATTATAGATAACACAGGAATAAGCAGCATCGTCACCTACACCCTCAATCTGAAAAGGAAACCCGATTTCTACGTGGGAAACCTCGTCATGCCGATCCTGTTTTTGGGGATTCTGAACCTCTTGGTCTTTGTTATACCTGCTGATGCCGGAGAGAAGATGTCGTACTGCATCACCGTGGCTCTAGGGTTCATTGTGTTCTTAACAATCATCAGCTCTGCCCTTCCCGCCAATTCGGACAATACTCCATACCTATCAACATATCTACAGATTCAGATAATTTTGGGAGGCATGGCGCTTGTCATCTCCGCAATGCAATTGAGACTGCGCCATAAACCAGAAGATCAAGAAGTTTATAAGCCACTAAAAATACTTGTCAAACTGTCAATGTGCAAGTATTTTAAAGCACGGGAAGAGGAGCCAAGTACGGATAAAGTGATTCCTATAGAAGGGTTGACTGATAAAAACATGGACGCGAACAAAGATCAGATATCTTGGAATGACGCCTCGTCCGCCATAGATTTCGTGATGTTCTGGATTTACATGTTTGTGTATTGCATAAGTACCATTGCTATCATGGCTATTTTGACAAActaa
- the LOC105328313 gene encoding protocadherin Fat 4 isoform X1 — protein sequence MGAWIKWGLVLLVYTLSTVFGVEYCNVNGADGVPVFSAPPSGGTSAPLREDSPVGHVVYTLTASDTEYYVLNSMFPEFGINGNQIVVTGGFDYETTKQFTLNISAHECLYAPPVTTLDLEIQIEPVNEFAPTFSPEIIIKDVTENTGPDTLVASLVCTDADDGPNPGCADFKIQSGDDSTPKFKMSSNSIQTTSTRVDYEQRSVYTLIITAADNPLLGSPKTGTATVLLRITPLNDNRPEFPASGYSAQLMENVPPGTPVVTVSATDNDLGPRSHGDMTYTITGGNSDTKFYIDPDSGLISTIAPLDFETRSSYQLDVQATDGGGENDVTSVSIDVGDVNDNPPDCSSSPRVVDIEETKTLGTNVLNLVCSDNDFGSTLTYQLTNDGGGTFSINSRGNINLRKDLDYDLGLRSYQLTAVISDGVHIVTLTIQMKVTPVNEFPPQFGPSTSISVPENKNIGSLVYTAMATDNDAITSDLEPLTYSILTVSNDGITKFWIDEFSGDIVLINPLDFESFQNYIVTYVAADHGNLKATSSVTISVENINDNAPVCSPDAVPLQVTEDTVTTTTIYALNCDDEDGDLLQYTIQEHQPNDATLNVTSSGTIVVNKPLDFENQPFYRVKVGVSDGQWSDTVTVAMFVTDVNEGAPEFSSSGIYNATLLETAKTGEFVLQVSATDVDQNLISFSFGVNYNSFIVDPYSGDIYLSGPLDRETVPLYTLLVLATDGSSTSTATVYVNVKDVNEAPACIQDKYTFTTIEGSPIMTLVGQVSALDPDKEGTNGDVQYAIESGNVHSHFSIDPDDGRITIAYPTDYEEGTSFDLVVSVTDRATYPLSDRCTAAITIVDVNDNPPVFNPRALFSSVTESAPKGTSVTRVSARDADSDLDGNNRFSYSMDSITPFKVHPTTGIVTVDKPLDRETEDRYFITVLAIDEGSSPQTGMLTLEISIEDINDNTPQIIGDYNTQVSEGSPVQTVVFQMSSNDGDSGENKRPYYSIVSGNYDSSFKIEPFSGYVQVSAALDRETRSVYYLVIKVSDLGSPQLYSTATATITISDVNDNPPTFIQGEREFFVDENVPFYTKVGRLDAVDKDEGVNAQLFYKVAEFISGPPGSFLINETSGEIFTNMALDREKESFFRLKISVTDAGTPELSAEEIVEITVQDTNDNYPEFQAASYTKTVAENIPVGSTIITTAAIDVDLGFFSEISYELDLSTADGLLADFYITIHPYFGDIILKRPLDFEADGVLFMTVIAKDGDSPPKSTTTNVTIYVTDVNDNPPKFSPLFYNAEAPLTEVCEFIITTVTATDRDQTNNAELFYLLDPVDEQSPFQVNFESGEMKARKNLNESQYVIKVISKDNGEPRLTSQSATVRIDTFQTDLHVISFVLSLTKNQFLGVEADFLSEVTSAIRLTYPLAYVRRWCLHEEDGKTTVQLYAVEDDLSDWIYNLHLPKPFLKTDETMPLFDPYGINADIWSRFSVTDVTGFVPPEPVDINPEVAPVSDTQTDKVDPLAVALPIFFLLLLLLIAILLLLAWKRKWCRKGNKSEKVELPEKSPSAPSSPRPLSPNSVKITPEPEPQTESPSPEINQRPTTNNPFNKRGVDPVTGWVYVENSMTRERLWIRSPSQDPLYTKMAAPFGS from the exons ATGGGTGCATGGATCAAGTGGGGTTTGGTCTTGCTCGTTTATACTTTGTCTACAG TTTTTGGTGTTGAGTACTGTAATGTGAACGGTGCGGACGGTGTTCCGGTCTTCTCAGCGCCCCCTAGCGGCGGGACGAGTGCCCCACTCCGGGAAGATTCCCCTGTCGGTCACGTTGTTTACACTCTGACTGCCTCGGACACGGAGTATTATGTATTAAACTCAATGTTCCCAGAATTTGGGATCAATGGAAATCAAATTGTAGTCACAGGGGGTTTTGACTACGAGACGACAAAACAGTTTACTTTAAATATCAG tGCACACGAGTGTCTGTATGCTCCGCCAGTGACCACGTTAGACCTTGAGATACAGATAGAACCTGTGAATGAGTTTGCTCCCACTTTCTCTCCAGAAATAATAATCAAAGATGTCACAGAAAACACAGGTCCAG ATACTCTAGTGGCCTCCTTGGTTTGTACGGATGCCGATGACGGCCCGAATCCAGGATGTGCAGATTTCAAGATTCAAAGCGGGGATGACTCGACACCAAAGTTTAAAATGTCCTCCAATTCCATACAGACAACTAGTACTCGTGTAGACTATGAACAGAGGTCCGTTTATACCTTAATCATCACTGCAGCTGATAACCCGTTACTTGGATCTCCCAAAACAGGAACAGCTACGGTGTTACTGAGAATAACACCACTCAACGATAACAGGCCGGAGTTTCCTGCTTCTGGTTATTCTGCACAG CTGATGGAGAACGTTCCCCCGGGGACCCCGGTAGTAACTGTGTCCGCTACAGATAACGACCTTGGTCCTCGTAGTCATGGTGATATGACATATACAATAACAG GTGGAAATAGTGATACAAAGTTCTACATTGATCCGGATTCTGGACTTATATCAACCATTGCACCCCTCGATTTTGAAACGAGGAGCAGCTATCAATTAGATGTCCAAGCGACGGACGGTGGGGGTGAaaatgacgtcacttccgtttctaTTGACGTAGGAGATGTGAACGACAATCCTCCAGACTGCAGTAGCTCCCCGCGTGTTGTGGATATCGAGGAAACGAAGACGTTAGGGACCAAC GTGCTGAATCTAGTCTGTTCTGACAATGATTTTGGATCAACTTTGACATACCAGTTAACTAACGATGGAGGAGGAACGTTCAGCATTAATTCAAGGGGAAATATCAATCTGAGAAAAG atttggaCTATGACCTTGGATTAAGGTCATATCAATTGACTGCGGTAATATCTGACGGTGTCCATATCGTAACTCTAACCATTCAGATGAAGGTTACCCCTGTCAACGAATTCCCGCCACAGTTTGGGCCCAGTACGTCCATTTCTGTgccagaaaataaaaacattggtTCTCTGGTATACACCGCCATGGCAACGGACAACGACGCCATTACTTCTGACCTTGAACCTTTGACCTACTCCATTTTAACAG tgaGTAACGATGGTATCACTAAGTTTTGGATTGACGAGTTTTCCGGTGACATCGTGTTGATAAATCCCTTGGATTTTGAAAGTTTCCAGAATTACATTGTAACATATGTAGCAGCTGATCATGGGAATTTAAAG GCCACGAGTAGTGTAACCATATCAGTGGAGAACATCAACGACAACGCTCCTGTCTGCTCCCCGGACGCTGTCCCCCTCCAGGTCACAGAGGATACAG TCACCACAACAACAATATATgcgttgaactgtgatgatgaAGATGGAGATCTTCTCCAGTATACCATCCAAGAACATCAACCAAACGATGCAACCCTGAACGTCACTTCCTCTGGGACGATCGTTGTCAACA AGCCTCTAGATTTCGAAAACCAGCCGTTCTATAGAGTAAAAGTGGGTGTGTCAGATGGGCAGTGGTCTGACACGGTCACGGTAGCCATGTTTGTCACTGATGTCAACGAAGGAGCGCCTGAATTCAGTAGTTCGG GCATATACAACGCCACTCTTTTGGAGACAGCTAAAACAGGGGAATTCGTTCTGCAAGTGTCCGCCACAGATGTTGACCAGAActtaatatcattttcatttggCGTTAACTACAATAGCTTTATAGTGGACCCCTACAGTGGGGACATTTACTTGTCGGGGCCCTTGGACAGGGAGACTGTGCCGCTGTATACACTGCTTGTGTTGGCGACTGACGGATCCAGTACTTCTACCGCGACCGTGTACGTCAACGTGAAGGATGTCAACGAGGCCCCGGCATGTATACAGGACAAGTACAC GTTCACGACCATCGAGGGATCCCCTATCATGACATTGGTAGGACAGGTGTCTGCTTTAGACCCAGACAAAGAAGGCACTAACGGTGACGTTCAATACGCCATAGAGTCAGGCAATGTTCATTCTCACTTCTCCATCGATCCGGACGACGGACGGATAACCATCGCCTATCCCACTGATTACGAGGAGGGGACTTCGTTTGACCTTGTGGTATCTGTCACAGATCGGGCCACATACCCTTTATCAGATCGGTGTACGGCCGCCATTACTATAGTGGACGTGAATGATAATCCTCCAGTCTTTAATCCAAGGGCATTGTTCTCGTCGGTCACAGAATCCGCTCCAAAAGGGACATCCGTTACCCGTGTCTCTGCGAGAGACGCTGACTCGGACCTAGATGGCAATAATAGGTTCTCGTATAGTATGGACTCCATCACTCCATTTAAAGTTCATCCCACTACCGGAATAGTGACTGTAGACAAACCACTGGACCGTGAAACAGAGGATAG ATACTTTATAACCGTCCTGGCCATCGATGAAGGGAGTTCACCTCAAACAGGAATGTTAACCCTGGAAATCAGCATAGAAGATATCAATGACAACACTCCACAGATTATTGGTGACTATAATACACAGGTGTCTGAGGGATCTCCCGTACAGACTGTAGTGTTTCAGATGTCTTCTAACGACGGTGATTCGGGTGAGAATAAAAGGCCTTATTACTCAATTGTGTCCGGTAATTACGATTCTTCTTTTAAGATAGAGCCTTTCAGTGGATATGTCCAGGTCTCCGCCGCTTTGGACCGTGAGACCCGTTCTGTCTATTACTTGGTCATCAAAGTTTCTGACCTTGGATCTCCTCAGTTATACTCCACTGCTACAGCGACCATTACAATATCTGATGTCAACGACAACCCACCTACGTTTATACagggagagagagaattttttgttgatgaaaACGTGCCATTTTATACGAAAGTTGGTAGATTGGATGCTGTTGATAAAGACGAAGGAGTTAATGCGCAGCTGTTTTACAAAGTAGCAGAATTTATCTCAGGCCCACCCGGGAGTTTTCTCATAAATGAAACATCGGGAGAAATATTCACCAACATGGCGTTGGATCGTGAGAAAGAATCATTTTTTCGGTTAAAGATTTCTGTAACAGATGCCGGCACCCCTGAATTGTCAGCAGAAGAAATTGTAGAAATAACAGTTCAAGACACGAACGATAATTACCCAGAATTCCAAGCTGCTTCTTACACCAAAACGGTCGCCGAAAATATTCCTGTTGGATCAACAATTATAACTACTGCTGCTATCGATGTCGACCTGGGATTCTTCTCTGAGATATCATACGAACTTGATCTATCGACAGCTGACGGTCTCCTTGCTGATTTTTATATCACGATTCATCCATATTTTGGTGACATCATATTAAAGCGTCCACTTGACTTTGAAGCAGATGGTGTTCTATTCATGACTGTAATAGCAAAAGATGGCGATTCTCCTCCAAAATCAACGACCACAAATGTCACAATCTACGTCACTGATGTCAATGATAATCCGCCCAAGTTTTCCCCTCTGTTTTATAATGCCGAGGCTCCACTCACAGAGGTGTGTGAGTTCATCATTACTACAGTAACAGCCACGGACAGGGATCAGACAAACAATGCCGAACTGTTTTACTTGTTGGATCCAGTCGATGAACAATCACCATTTCAAGTCAATTTTGAGTCAG GCGAAATGAAAGCTAGAAAAAATCTCAATGAATCTCAATACGTCATCAAAGTAATCTCCAAGGATAACGGTGAGCCACGTCTGACGTCACAGAGCGCGACAGTAAGAATTGACACATTCCAAACAGACCTCCACGTGATTTCATTCGTTCTATCTTTAACAAAGAACCAGTTTCTGGGCGTTGAGGCTGACTTCTTGTCTGAAGTGACATCAGCCATAAGGCTTACGTATCCATTGGCTTACGTCAGACGCTGGTGTTTGCATGAGGAAGATGG TAAAACTACGGTTCAATTGTACGCTGTCGAGGACGATTTGAGTGACTGGATTTATAATCTCCATTTGCCTAAACCCTTTCTAAAGACTGATGAGACCATGCCACTGTTTGACCCGTACG GGATAAACGCAGACATTTGGAGCAGATTTTCAGTGACGGATGTGACTGGATTTGTTCCACCAGAACCAGTGGATATCAACCCTGAGGTGGCCCCCGTCAgtgacacacagacagacaaagtTGACCCCCTTGCTGTGGCCCTTCCAATTTTCTTCCTTCTCTTGCTTCTTTTAATCGCCATATTACTTCTCCTCGCGTGGAAGCGTAAATGGTGTAGAAAAGG CAACAAATCAGAAAAGGTGGAACTCCCCGAAAAGTCTCCCTCTGCTCCTAGCAGTCCTCGCCCGTTATCTCCAAACAGTgtaaagataactccagaaccaG AGCCACAAACTGAAAGTCCGTCTCCTGAGATCAATCAACGGCCCACCACAAACAATCCATTCAACAAACGGGGAGTCGATCCAG TTACAGGCTGGGTCTATGTAGAGAATTCAATGACCAGAGAGAGACTTTGGATCAGGTCTCCCAGTCAAGATCCTTTGTATACAAAGATGGCGGCCCCGTTTGGATCGTGA
- the LOC105328313 gene encoding protocadherin Fat 4 isoform X2 produces the protein MSSNSIQTTSTRVDYEQRSVYTLIITAADNPLLGSPKTGTATVLLRITPLNDNRPEFPASGYSAQLMENVPPGTPVVTVSATDNDLGPRSHGDMTYTITGGNSDTKFYIDPDSGLISTIAPLDFETRSSYQLDVQATDGGGENDVTSVSIDVGDVNDNPPDCSSSPRVVDIEETKTLGTNVLNLVCSDNDFGSTLTYQLTNDGGGTFSINSRGNINLRKDLDYDLGLRSYQLTAVISDGVHIVTLTIQMKVTPVNEFPPQFGPSTSISVPENKNIGSLVYTAMATDNDAITSDLEPLTYSILTVSNDGITKFWIDEFSGDIVLINPLDFESFQNYIVTYVAADHGNLKATSSVTISVENINDNAPVCSPDAVPLQVTEDTVTTTTIYALNCDDEDGDLLQYTIQEHQPNDATLNVTSSGTIVVNKPLDFENQPFYRVKVGVSDGQWSDTVTVAMFVTDVNEGAPEFSSSGIYNATLLETAKTGEFVLQVSATDVDQNLISFSFGVNYNSFIVDPYSGDIYLSGPLDRETVPLYTLLVLATDGSSTSTATVYVNVKDVNEAPACIQDKYTFTTIEGSPIMTLVGQVSALDPDKEGTNGDVQYAIESGNVHSHFSIDPDDGRITIAYPTDYEEGTSFDLVVSVTDRATYPLSDRCTAAITIVDVNDNPPVFNPRALFSSVTESAPKGTSVTRVSARDADSDLDGNNRFSYSMDSITPFKVHPTTGIVTVDKPLDRETEDRYFITVLAIDEGSSPQTGMLTLEISIEDINDNTPQIIGDYNTQVSEGSPVQTVVFQMSSNDGDSGENKRPYYSIVSGNYDSSFKIEPFSGYVQVSAALDRETRSVYYLVIKVSDLGSPQLYSTATATITISDVNDNPPTFIQGEREFFVDENVPFYTKVGRLDAVDKDEGVNAQLFYKVAEFISGPPGSFLINETSGEIFTNMALDREKESFFRLKISVTDAGTPELSAEEIVEITVQDTNDNYPEFQAASYTKTVAENIPVGSTIITTAAIDVDLGFFSEISYELDLSTADGLLADFYITIHPYFGDIILKRPLDFEADGVLFMTVIAKDGDSPPKSTTTNVTIYVTDVNDNPPKFSPLFYNAEAPLTEVCEFIITTVTATDRDQTNNAELFYLLDPVDEQSPFQVNFESGEMKARKNLNESQYVIKVISKDNGEPRLTSQSATVRIDTFQTDLHVISFVLSLTKNQFLGVEADFLSEVTSAIRLTYPLAYVRRWCLHEEDGKTTVQLYAVEDDLSDWIYNLHLPKPFLKTDETMPLFDPYGINADIWSRFSVTDVTGFVPPEPVDINPEVAPVSDTQTDKVDPLAVALPIFFLLLLLLIAILLLLAWKRKWCRKGNKSEKVELPEKSPSAPSSPRPLSPNSVKITPEPEPQTESPSPEINQRPTTNNPFNKRGVDPVTGWVYVENSMTRERLWIRSPSQDPLYTKMAAPFGS, from the exons ATGTCCTCCAATTCCATACAGACAACTAGTACTCGTGTAGACTATGAACAGAGGTCCGTTTATACCTTAATCATCACTGCAGCTGATAACCCGTTACTTGGATCTCCCAAAACAGGAACAGCTACGGTGTTACTGAGAATAACACCACTCAACGATAACAGGCCGGAGTTTCCTGCTTCTGGTTATTCTGCACAG CTGATGGAGAACGTTCCCCCGGGGACCCCGGTAGTAACTGTGTCCGCTACAGATAACGACCTTGGTCCTCGTAGTCATGGTGATATGACATATACAATAACAG GTGGAAATAGTGATACAAAGTTCTACATTGATCCGGATTCTGGACTTATATCAACCATTGCACCCCTCGATTTTGAAACGAGGAGCAGCTATCAATTAGATGTCCAAGCGACGGACGGTGGGGGTGAaaatgacgtcacttccgtttctaTTGACGTAGGAGATGTGAACGACAATCCTCCAGACTGCAGTAGCTCCCCGCGTGTTGTGGATATCGAGGAAACGAAGACGTTAGGGACCAAC GTGCTGAATCTAGTCTGTTCTGACAATGATTTTGGATCAACTTTGACATACCAGTTAACTAACGATGGAGGAGGAACGTTCAGCATTAATTCAAGGGGAAATATCAATCTGAGAAAAG atttggaCTATGACCTTGGATTAAGGTCATATCAATTGACTGCGGTAATATCTGACGGTGTCCATATCGTAACTCTAACCATTCAGATGAAGGTTACCCCTGTCAACGAATTCCCGCCACAGTTTGGGCCCAGTACGTCCATTTCTGTgccagaaaataaaaacattggtTCTCTGGTATACACCGCCATGGCAACGGACAACGACGCCATTACTTCTGACCTTGAACCTTTGACCTACTCCATTTTAACAG tgaGTAACGATGGTATCACTAAGTTTTGGATTGACGAGTTTTCCGGTGACATCGTGTTGATAAATCCCTTGGATTTTGAAAGTTTCCAGAATTACATTGTAACATATGTAGCAGCTGATCATGGGAATTTAAAG GCCACGAGTAGTGTAACCATATCAGTGGAGAACATCAACGACAACGCTCCTGTCTGCTCCCCGGACGCTGTCCCCCTCCAGGTCACAGAGGATACAG TCACCACAACAACAATATATgcgttgaactgtgatgatgaAGATGGAGATCTTCTCCAGTATACCATCCAAGAACATCAACCAAACGATGCAACCCTGAACGTCACTTCCTCTGGGACGATCGTTGTCAACA AGCCTCTAGATTTCGAAAACCAGCCGTTCTATAGAGTAAAAGTGGGTGTGTCAGATGGGCAGTGGTCTGACACGGTCACGGTAGCCATGTTTGTCACTGATGTCAACGAAGGAGCGCCTGAATTCAGTAGTTCGG GCATATACAACGCCACTCTTTTGGAGACAGCTAAAACAGGGGAATTCGTTCTGCAAGTGTCCGCCACAGATGTTGACCAGAActtaatatcattttcatttggCGTTAACTACAATAGCTTTATAGTGGACCCCTACAGTGGGGACATTTACTTGTCGGGGCCCTTGGACAGGGAGACTGTGCCGCTGTATACACTGCTTGTGTTGGCGACTGACGGATCCAGTACTTCTACCGCGACCGTGTACGTCAACGTGAAGGATGTCAACGAGGCCCCGGCATGTATACAGGACAAGTACAC GTTCACGACCATCGAGGGATCCCCTATCATGACATTGGTAGGACAGGTGTCTGCTTTAGACCCAGACAAAGAAGGCACTAACGGTGACGTTCAATACGCCATAGAGTCAGGCAATGTTCATTCTCACTTCTCCATCGATCCGGACGACGGACGGATAACCATCGCCTATCCCACTGATTACGAGGAGGGGACTTCGTTTGACCTTGTGGTATCTGTCACAGATCGGGCCACATACCCTTTATCAGATCGGTGTACGGCCGCCATTACTATAGTGGACGTGAATGATAATCCTCCAGTCTTTAATCCAAGGGCATTGTTCTCGTCGGTCACAGAATCCGCTCCAAAAGGGACATCCGTTACCCGTGTCTCTGCGAGAGACGCTGACTCGGACCTAGATGGCAATAATAGGTTCTCGTATAGTATGGACTCCATCACTCCATTTAAAGTTCATCCCACTACCGGAATAGTGACTGTAGACAAACCACTGGACCGTGAAACAGAGGATAG ATACTTTATAACCGTCCTGGCCATCGATGAAGGGAGTTCACCTCAAACAGGAATGTTAACCCTGGAAATCAGCATAGAAGATATCAATGACAACACTCCACAGATTATTGGTGACTATAATACACAGGTGTCTGAGGGATCTCCCGTACAGACTGTAGTGTTTCAGATGTCTTCTAACGACGGTGATTCGGGTGAGAATAAAAGGCCTTATTACTCAATTGTGTCCGGTAATTACGATTCTTCTTTTAAGATAGAGCCTTTCAGTGGATATGTCCAGGTCTCCGCCGCTTTGGACCGTGAGACCCGTTCTGTCTATTACTTGGTCATCAAAGTTTCTGACCTTGGATCTCCTCAGTTATACTCCACTGCTACAGCGACCATTACAATATCTGATGTCAACGACAACCCACCTACGTTTATACagggagagagagaattttttgttgatgaaaACGTGCCATTTTATACGAAAGTTGGTAGATTGGATGCTGTTGATAAAGACGAAGGAGTTAATGCGCAGCTGTTTTACAAAGTAGCAGAATTTATCTCAGGCCCACCCGGGAGTTTTCTCATAAATGAAACATCGGGAGAAATATTCACCAACATGGCGTTGGATCGTGAGAAAGAATCATTTTTTCGGTTAAAGATTTCTGTAACAGATGCCGGCACCCCTGAATTGTCAGCAGAAGAAATTGTAGAAATAACAGTTCAAGACACGAACGATAATTACCCAGAATTCCAAGCTGCTTCTTACACCAAAACGGTCGCCGAAAATATTCCTGTTGGATCAACAATTATAACTACTGCTGCTATCGATGTCGACCTGGGATTCTTCTCTGAGATATCATACGAACTTGATCTATCGACAGCTGACGGTCTCCTTGCTGATTTTTATATCACGATTCATCCATATTTTGGTGACATCATATTAAAGCGTCCACTTGACTTTGAAGCAGATGGTGTTCTATTCATGACTGTAATAGCAAAAGATGGCGATTCTCCTCCAAAATCAACGACCACAAATGTCACAATCTACGTCACTGATGTCAATGATAATCCGCCCAAGTTTTCCCCTCTGTTTTATAATGCCGAGGCTCCACTCACAGAGGTGTGTGAGTTCATCATTACTACAGTAACAGCCACGGACAGGGATCAGACAAACAATGCCGAACTGTTTTACTTGTTGGATCCAGTCGATGAACAATCACCATTTCAAGTCAATTTTGAGTCAG GCGAAATGAAAGCTAGAAAAAATCTCAATGAATCTCAATACGTCATCAAAGTAATCTCCAAGGATAACGGTGAGCCACGTCTGACGTCACAGAGCGCGACAGTAAGAATTGACACATTCCAAACAGACCTCCACGTGATTTCATTCGTTCTATCTTTAACAAAGAACCAGTTTCTGGGCGTTGAGGCTGACTTCTTGTCTGAAGTGACATCAGCCATAAGGCTTACGTATCCATTGGCTTACGTCAGACGCTGGTGTTTGCATGAGGAAGATGG TAAAACTACGGTTCAATTGTACGCTGTCGAGGACGATTTGAGTGACTGGATTTATAATCTCCATTTGCCTAAACCCTTTCTAAAGACTGATGAGACCATGCCACTGTTTGACCCGTACG GGATAAACGCAGACATTTGGAGCAGATTTTCAGTGACGGATGTGACTGGATTTGTTCCACCAGAACCAGTGGATATCAACCCTGAGGTGGCCCCCGTCAgtgacacacagacagacaaagtTGACCCCCTTGCTGTGGCCCTTCCAATTTTCTTCCTTCTCTTGCTTCTTTTAATCGCCATATTACTTCTCCTCGCGTGGAAGCGTAAATGGTGTAGAAAAGG CAACAAATCAGAAAAGGTGGAACTCCCCGAAAAGTCTCCCTCTGCTCCTAGCAGTCCTCGCCCGTTATCTCCAAACAGTgtaaagataactccagaaccaG AGCCACAAACTGAAAGTCCGTCTCCTGAGATCAATCAACGGCCCACCACAAACAATCCATTCAACAAACGGGGAGTCGATCCAG TTACAGGCTGGGTCTATGTAGAGAATTCAATGACCAGAGAGAGACTTTGGATCAGGTCTCCCAGTCAAGATCCTTTGTATACAAAGATGGCGGCCCCGTTTGGATCGTGA
- the LOC105328314 gene encoding uncharacterized protein: MGHLPNTIGSGLGSKHCLTISTFLLVLTDLIHVVGGSTYKYYSQRRYSTGSSTPEGTAILIGVIVGIMAVIGAIGVSIWCCAHKAKKKARLQHRAMMTTGVAGAQIRHGGLVAFSAQQQMVYSNPAFTGGGVPYGQPPPLYSDPSYPSMPPVDGGGAHPPLGYDSPGFTTTSAPPLWNKLE; this comes from the exons ATGGGTCATCTACCGAATACCATTGGATCGGGACTAGGTTCCAAACATTGTTTGACCATCTCAACATTCCTGCTAGTCTTAA CTGACCTGATACATGTTGTGGGAGGGAGTACCTACAAGTATTACTCCCAGAGGCGGTACAGCACGGGATCATCCACCCCAGA GGGTACGGCCATTCTGATTGGCGTGATAGTCGGGATAATGGCGGTGATCGGCGCCATTGGGGTGTCAATCTGGTGTTGCGCTCACAAGGCCAAGAAGAAAGCCCGCCTCCAGCACAGGGCGATGATGACAACGGGCGTCGCTGGCGCCCAAATACGTCACG GTGGACTAGTTGCCTTCAGCGCCCAGCAACAAATGGTGTACTCCAACCCTGCCTTTACCGGGGGAGGAGTCCCGTACGGTCAGCCGCCGCCTCTGTACAGCGACCCCTCGTATCCCAGCATGCCTCCCGTGGATGGGGGTGGGGCACATCCTCCTCTAGGGTATGACAGCCCAGGGTTCACTACCACATCGGCGCCACCGCTCTGGAACAAACTGGAATAA